One Candidatus Eisenbacteria bacterium genomic window, TACGAGCCTACGCGCCGATGCGCTTCATCACCTACGCGACCTTCGCGCTCAACGTCCGGTTCGGACACTTCGACCCGCGCGGCTACCATCTCGTCAACATCCTGATCCACCTGCTCGCGGGATTCGCCGTCTATGGGCTGGCGCGGGGCCTCCTTCGCGCCCCTCGTGTTCGCGACACCCTGCCGCCCCTGGCCGAGGCCGGGTTGCCCCTGATCGGAGCGCTGCTCTTCGTCGTGCATCCGCTGCAGACCCAGGCGGTCACCTACATCGTCCAGCGCCTGGCCTCGCTGGTCGCGCTCTTCTACATCGCTTCGCTCGCCGCCTTCGTCCAGGCCCGGCTCACGGCCTCGAGAGGATCTCGGATCGCCTGGACCACGGCGTGCGTGGCGTGCGCGCTGATGGCGCTGTTCACCAAGGAGAACGCGGCCACGCTTCCCCTCGCGGTCGCGCTCATCGAGCTAGTCTTCTTCGCGCGAAGCTGGAGGCGCGTGGCGCAGGTGGCAGCAGGCGTTGCGGTTGCGGGTGTCGCGATGTGGCTGATCTCGGCCTTCGCCTTCGGCAGCGATCCCTTCTCCATCGAGTCGATGGGGGGAATGGCCTCGCACAGCCGCTCGATCGGACGCGACCGCTACCTGGCGACGCAGCTCCCGATGCTCTGGACCTACATGCGGCTGTTCGTGTGGCCGGCCGGCCTTCATCTCGATTACGCCGACGATGTGCTCCACCACCTGGGCGATGGGCGGGTATTGCTGGCGCTCGCCGGCCACGCGCTCGTGATCGGGCTCGCGGCCTGGTCATGGCGGCGCGGTCGTCCGCTCGTCGCCTTCGGCCTGCTCTTCATGTACGTGGCCCATGCCGTGGAATCGGGGATCATTCCGATCCCCGAACTGGCCTTCGAGCATCGCACGTACTTGCCGAATCTCGGGCTCTGCCTGGCCGCGGCATGGCTCCTCACCGCCGAGGCGCAGCGCCTGCTCCGGAGCCCGCGACTCGCCCTGGCGCTCGCGGGGGTCATCGTTCTCGCGCTCGGCATCGCGACCTGGCGCCGCAATGAGATGTGGCGCGATCCCGTCCTGTTCTGGCGCGACAACGTGCGGCTCGCGCCGACGAAGGCGCGCGCATGGGGAAACCTGGGGCGCAGTCTGGTGCTCGCGGACCAGCCGGCGGAGGCGATCGAAGCGCTCGAGCGATCGCTCGAGCTGCGCCCGGCGACGAGCGAACAGGATCCCGGCCGCACGATCGACGTCATCAATCTCGTGGTCGCGCTCCAGGCGCTCGGGCGTCACGACGAAGCCCTGGCCTGGATCGATGGAGCCTTCGATCCATCCGTGCCCGCGCGGCTGCGCGCGACCTTGATGGTGAATCGCGGCAACATCCTGCTTGCGCAGGACCACCTCGGCCAGGCCGAGCGCGCCTTCCGCGAGGCGCTTGCGCTCGAGCCCACGCTGCTTCCGGCGCGCGCCAACCTGGCCAGCACACTGGCGCGCTCGGGACGCGGGGCGGAAGCGGAGTCGCTGTACGGCCAGGTGCTGCAGGTCGACCCCGACGATCGCGCGACGCGCATGAATCTGCTCCAGCTCCGCGCCGCGCGACTGGTGGAGCAAGGCGACGCGCTGCGCGCGAATGGGCGCGCCAGCGCCGCGACTCAGGCCTACCAGGAGGCGCTCGCGGCGATGGAGCAGCTCGCTCGGCTATTCCCGGACGATCCCGTCGCGCAGAAGAACATCGAGCTGGTGCGGAACCGTCTCGAAGCGGCGCGTTGACACGAAGAGGCCTTCCTTAGTCCCGATTTGACCACATCGGTAGCCGTCTCTAGCATCGCCTCCGATCCGCGGCACACAGCTCACCAAGGGGTGACCCATGGACACGAGACGGGTGTGGCGGACCGCACGCATCTTCGCCTTGCTCAGCCTCTCAGGTGCGGACCTCGCCGGCGCGCAGGACAGCAATTACTGGTCGATCGCATACGGAACGCGTTCACAGCTCCTCGGCGGCGTGGTGGTCGGGAGCCCGGGCGACATCAGCGCCACTTACTACAACCCCGGCGCGCTCGCGCTCACGCAGTCCACCGAGCTCTTGCTGGCCGGCAACGCCTACCAGTACCAGAGCGTGAGCGTGGACAACGGATCGGGCCCAGGCCGGAAGCTGGCGTCCTCTTCGATCGCCGCGGTGCCGTCGCTCTTCGCGGGGGAGATCCCGATCCTCGAGAAAAGCCGGCTTGCGTACGCCTTCCTCACTCGCCGCTCGATGGACATGAAGATCGAGAGCCACTCGACGACGGGAGTGGACGGAATCGTGCCGATCGCCAACCCGGTGTTCTCGGCGGCCGAAGTGCAGCTCAAGCAGGACTTCGACGAGGGCTGGTACGGCATGACGTGGGCGCGGCCTCTGTCCCCGACGCTCGGCTTTGGAATCTCGCCATTTCTCATGGTGCGCAGCCAGCACACGACCGCCGCGCTGCTCACCGAAGGTCGGGACGCGTCGGATCAGGCCGCGATCCTCAACCAGAGACGCGAGTACGACTACATGCACTGGAGCCTGCTGGCCCGTATCGGGCTCAGCGGCATGCGGGACTCGCTGACCTACGGGATCACGCTGACCACGCCGAACCTGGGCGTCACCGGCAGCGGCAACACGTCGTACAACACGACGCTCATCGATCAGACCGGAACCATCGGCAACATCGTCGGCGCCGACTATCAAGAGAAGCTGAAGGCGACCTACCGGACGCCTTTCGGCGCCGCCGCCGGGGCATCGTACGGATTTGGCGCGACGCGCCTGCATGCCACGGTCGACTGGTACGCCGAGGTCCCGCGCTACACCGTGCTCGAGACGCCGGAGTTCACGGTGCGAACGCCGAGCGGGGATTCCACGGTCAAGGTCGTGATCTCGGACGAGCTGCGCGACGTGCTCAACTGGGGCGTGGGATTCGAGCACCGCTTCAGTGAGACGGTGGTGGGCTTCGCCAGCTATCACTCCGATCGGAGCGCCCGGGTCGAAGGCGCACCGCCGAGCGCCTCGGTGACGCGCTGGAATCTCAATCACCTCGCCGCCGGCGCCACCTGGCACGTGTGGCGTTCGGACCTGGCGCTCGGCATCTCGACCGCCTTCGGAAGCCAGGAGACGCCGCCGCTGCCGCCATCGCCGGACGGCGGGGTCGCGCCGGGCATCCTGCAGACCCACGAGACGCTGATCACGGTGATCCTGGGCTGGAAGATCTCGTTCTGAGTCGCGCCGGCTATCGCGGGTAGGGGTAGCCCTTCGCCAGCGCTTCCTCGAGTCCGGCGTCGTGGCGGTAGATGTCGTCGAAGAAACCCACGAGGCCGTCGGGGAAGGCCACCGCGGTCACGTAGTAGATGACGACCGGCAGCGGACGGGTGAGGTTCACGCGTCGCGAGTTCTTGCCCTCGTCCATCGCGGTCCGGACTTCTTTCATCGGCCACTTCTTCGGATCGCGCAGCACCCACACCGCCATCTTCGCCGGGTCCTCGAGCCGGATGCAGCCGTGGCTGAAGTCGCGCCGGCTCCGCGAGAACAGCTGCGTGGCGGGCGTGCCGTGCATGTAGACGTTGTCGTCGTTCGGGAAGATGAACTTCGCCAGCCCCAGCGAGTTCTTGGGTCCGGGGCGCTCGCGAATGCCCAGCTCGCCGCGCGAGACCCGCGCCAGGTTCGCGGGCGTCGTGGGCAGCGCCGGGCCGGTGTCGCCCGATCCACTGTAGATCTCCATCGAGTTCTTCTTCAGGTACCCGGAGTTGCGGCGCACCGCCGGCAGGATCTCGTTGCGCAGAATGTTGCGCGTGATCACCCAGTACGGCCGAAACACCAGGTACCTCATGTCGCGCTCGAAGATCGGCGTTCGCCGCCCGACCTGATCCTTGCCCACCACCACATTCATGGTCATGTCGGGAACTCCCGTACCTCGCAGCGTGTCGAAGGCGTAGAGCTGGAAGGAGGGCACGTTGACGATCACGAATGGCCCGCGGTCGAAGGCCGGCAGCCAGCGAATGCGCTCCATGGCCAGCTCGAGCTGTCGCACGCGCCGTGAGTACGGCACGTTGATCGAAGTCACGGTGGCGGGGCCCAGGATGCCGTCGGGATCCAAGCCCCGGCGCTCCTGGAATCGCTTGATGGCCTCGGCCGTGCCATCGTCATAGCGTGTGCTGTCCGCGCCGCGCGACCAGCGCGTGTCGTAGGCGGGCAGGTAGCCGATCGCCGCGAGCCTTCGGCGCAGCGCGGTGGCGCCTTCGAAGGTGTCCCCGGGACGCAGGGGCTCCAGCGGAATCGGAACCGGCGGGAGGTCGGTTCTCGAGGCCAGCGCGCGATAGCGGGCGAGCGCGCTCTTGAGATTCCGGTACTGCAGGAATCTGGGCTCCAGGTCGCGGACCACGTCCTGGACGTGTCCGTGATCGGCAATCCATCGCACGATGCGCGCCCGGTCGAGCCGCTTGGCATCGACGTTGATGCCGACGGAGATGTTCTTGGGATCGACCCGTCCCAGACTGATGTCCGTGAGGTGGCGCGCCAGCCCGATCGAGAGCGCCAGGTCGAACCAGGCGACGTCGCGAGCCGAAGGGGTTCGAGTGTCCTCGAGCTCACGAGCCCGCTGCTGGAGCGCGCTCGCGTCGTAGTCTTCCGGTTGGACGCCGCGTTCCTTGGCGTTCCCGAGCACAGAGGTCGCCGCGCGCGCCGGTCCCGTGGGCCGTCCGCCGTCGGTCCAGATCGGGCGCCACTCTGCGCGCGCGTAGAGCGTCTCGAGCTCGGCTCGAAAGTATTGGAATCGGGGCCAGCGAATGCCTGGGAGCACGCCGCGTTGGGCGATGTCCCGAAGGATCGTCGCGACACTGTCGTCGTGTGCCGTGGAAAGAGCCGCGCTATGGGCGGTGCTCCACGCCATCAGCATCGACGCGGTCATCGCCGCGATGATCGAACAGAATCGCGCGTTCACGCGCTGGGGAGGCGTGCGGTCCATGGGGGCTTCGAGGAGAGTCTAGTCCTCGACGATCACCGGGTCGTCCTGCTCCGACAGCTGCTTGCCCTCGACCTCGATCTGGTGCCCCGAGCGCGTGGCCTTGGTCTCGAGATAGAAGCGATTCCACTCGTTGGCCGGAATCACGTGAGGGATCCGCCCACGGACCTCGATGCCGAGCTTCGACAGTTCGTTGATCTTCTTGGGATTGTTGGTCATCAGACGGATCGAGCCGATGTTGAGGCTGGCCAGCATGTGAGCTGCCACCTCGTAGTCCCGCTCGTCGTCGCGGAATCCCAGCGCCAGGTTGGCGTCCACGGTGTCGAGCCCTTGGTCCTGCAGAGCGTAGGCCTTGACCTTGTTGACCAGGCCGATGCCCCGGCCCTCCTGACGCATGTAGAGGACGACGCCGCGCTCCATGCCGGAGACCTTCTGCAGCCCGACCATGAGCTGGTCGCGGCAGTCACAGCGCAGCGACCCCATCACGTCGCCGGTGAGACACTCGGAATGGAGCCGCGTCGGCACGTCTTCGACACCCATCACGTCGCCGTGGACCATGGCCACGTGGTCCTTGCCGTCGCGGTTGTTCCAGAAAGCGATGATCTTGAACTGACCGAACCGCGTGGGCAGCTCGGCGACGGCATCGACTCTCACGCAGATGTGGTGGGGACCCATGCCCTGGCAGTCGTGCTCGCGGTCCCGCTCGACGAGATCCTCGTAGCGGTCGACGCGCGGGAAATTGCCGCAGGGCTGCTTGGCCATGCGGTTCACCTTAGCACGGCAGGGAAGAGGGATAGCCATCGGCCGCCCGGGTCGCCCCGAACGGCCGATGCCGCTTCTATTCCGCTTCGATGATGTTACCGACCGCCGTGGCTCGCATGGCCTCCCATGCGGGAGATCCTGCGGTGCTCATCAGGATCCAGGGCGGCGAATCCCCGGCGCGAGCGCCCACGGCCACCTCGATCGTCGTCATCGTCGTCGTAGCGCAAGCTGCGTGAGCGGCTGCCACGCGAGCGGCTCCGGTCATCGTCCTCGTCATCGTCACGATAGGAGCGGCCCCAGCGGGCCTCCGCGCCCATCCGCGCGACCTCGCGACGATCTTCGGGATCCCAGCTCGCGAATCCACCGCTCGCCCTTCCGCCCATGCTCGCGATTTCCCGCCGCTCCTCGGGATCCATCGCGGCGAAGCCACGCCGCGACGTGCCGCGACGGCTGCTGCGGTAATCGTCATCGTCGTCGTCCTGCCATCTCGAACCGCTCTGGCCACGAGAGCGGATCCGATAGTCGTCGTCGTCGTCACGATAGGAGCGGCCCCAGCGAGTCTCCGCGCCCATCCGACCGGCCTCGCTGGGATCCATTCCCCCGAACCACCGACGGGAAGTCCCACGCCGGCCGTACCGATCGTCATCATCGTCGTCGTCACGGAAGCGGCCGCGCGACCAGCTGGAGCGGCTTTCGTACTCGTCGTCGTCACGATAGGAACGACCCCATCTCGCCTCGGCGCCCACCCGGCCGGCCTCGCTGGGGTCCATGCCTCCGAAGAACTGTCGCGAGGACCCGCGGCCACGGGTGCCCGAGCGCTCGTAATCCTCGT contains:
- a CDS encoding L,D-transpeptidase family protein, whose protein sequence is MDRTPPQRVNARFCSIIAAMTASMLMAWSTAHSAALSTAHDDSVATILRDIAQRGVLPGIRWPRFQYFRAELETLYARAEWRPIWTDGGRPTGPARAATSVLGNAKERGVQPEDYDASALQQRARELEDTRTPSARDVAWFDLALSIGLARHLTDISLGRVDPKNISVGINVDAKRLDRARIVRWIADHGHVQDVVRDLEPRFLQYRNLKSALARYRALASRTDLPPVPIPLEPLRPGDTFEGATALRRRLAAIGYLPAYDTRWSRGADSTRYDDGTAEAIKRFQERRGLDPDGILGPATVTSINVPYSRRVRQLELAMERIRWLPAFDRGPFVIVNVPSFQLYAFDTLRGTGVPDMTMNVVVGKDQVGRRTPIFERDMRYLVFRPYWVITRNILRNEILPAVRRNSGYLKKNSMEIYSGSGDTGPALPTTPANLARVSRGELGIRERPGPKNSLGLAKFIFPNDDNVYMHGTPATQLFSRSRRDFSHGCIRLEDPAKMAVWVLRDPKKWPMKEVRTAMDEGKNSRRVNLTRPLPVVIYYVTAVAFPDGLVGFFDDIYRHDAGLEEALAKGYPYPR
- the ribA gene encoding GTP cyclohydrolase II, coding for MAKQPCGNFPRVDRYEDLVERDREHDCQGMGPHHICVRVDAVAELPTRFGQFKIIAFWNNRDGKDHVAMVHGDVMGVEDVPTRLHSECLTGDVMGSLRCDCRDQLMVGLQKVSGMERGVVLYMRQEGRGIGLVNKVKAYALQDQGLDTVDANLALGFRDDERDYEVAAHMLASLNIGSIRLMTNNPKKINELSKLGIEVRGRIPHVIPANEWNRFYLETKATRSGHQIEVEGKQLSEQDDPVIVED
- a CDS encoding KGG domain-containing protein is translated as MARRDEYGRFISDDDTRSRRGYRDDHDYEVRTNWSRGRYRDDDEDYERSGTRGRGSSRQFFGGMDPSEAGRVGAEARWGRSYRDDDEYESRSSWSRGRFRDDDDDDDRYGRRGTSRRWFGGMDPSEAGRMGAETRWGRSYRDDDDDYRIRSRGQSGSRWQDDDDDDYRSSRRGTSRRGFAAMDPEERREIASMGGRASGGFASWDPEDRREVARMGAEARWGRSYRDDDEDDDRSRSRGSRSRSLRYDDDDDDRGGRGRSRRGFAALDPDEHRRISRMGGHASHGGR
- a CDS encoding tetratricopeptide repeat protein, which translates into the protein MPTARLPSWVQHLLLIALTVAVTYGHTLDVPFYLDDESSIRENAVVTQWQGFGALRAYAPMRFITYATFALNVRFGHFDPRGYHLVNILIHLLAGFAVYGLARGLLRAPRVRDTLPPLAEAGLPLIGALLFVVHPLQTQAVTYIVQRLASLVALFYIASLAAFVQARLTASRGSRIAWTTACVACALMALFTKENAATLPLAVALIELVFFARSWRRVAQVAAGVAVAGVAMWLISAFAFGSDPFSIESMGGMASHSRSIGRDRYLATQLPMLWTYMRLFVWPAGLHLDYADDVLHHLGDGRVLLALAGHALVIGLAAWSWRRGRPLVAFGLLFMYVAHAVESGIIPIPELAFEHRTYLPNLGLCLAAAWLLTAEAQRLLRSPRLALALAGVIVLALGIATWRRNEMWRDPVLFWRDNVRLAPTKARAWGNLGRSLVLADQPAEAIEALERSLELRPATSEQDPGRTIDVINLVVALQALGRHDEALAWIDGAFDPSVPARLRATLMVNRGNILLAQDHLGQAERAFREALALEPTLLPARANLASTLARSGRGAEAESLYGQVLQVDPDDRATRMNLLQLRAARLVEQGDALRANGRASAATQAYQEALAAMEQLARLFPDDPVAQKNIELVRNRLEAAR